In Maledivibacter sp., a single genomic region encodes these proteins:
- a CDS encoding KOW domain-containing RNA-binding protein codes for MQSTREVAIGQLVRSKAGRDKDRVFVVIDIVDDLYVLIADGDLRKAEKAKKKKIKHLVKYNIVSEEIQKRNSSHKKISNLMLRREIEKLGLHKTQI; via the coding sequence TTGCAAAGTACTAGGGAAGTTGCTATTGGACAATTAGTTAGGTCAAAGGCAGGAAGAGACAAGGATAGAGTTTTTGTTGTTATCGATATAGTCGATGATCTATATGTACTAATAGCCGACGGAGATCTTAGAAAAGCAGAAAAAGCTAAGAAGAAAAAAATCAAACATTTGGTAAAATACAATATAGTTAGTGAAGAAATTCAAAAGCGAAACAGTTCACATAAAAAAATAAGTAATTTGATGCTTAGACGAGAGATTGAAAAACTGGGACTTCATAAAACCCAGATATAG
- the rpmD gene encoding 50S ribosomal protein L30 — translation MANKLKITLVKSTIGTKPSHRKTIEALGLRKIRQTVEKQDNPQMRGMIHKVSHLVEVEEI, via the coding sequence TTGGCTAACAAACTTAAAATCACTTTGGTAAAAAGTACAATAGGTACAAAACCGTCTCATAGAAAAACTATTGAAGCACTAGGACTTAGAAAGATTAGACAGACAGTAGAAAAACAAGATAATCCTCAAATGAGAGGTATGATTCATAAAGTTAGTCATTTAGTAGAGGTAGAAGAAATATAG
- the map gene encoding type I methionyl aminopeptidase: MIILKSQSEIEKMRKAGNIVGKTHEELKKHIRPGITTKELDEIAEDTIRSLGGIPAFKGYGGFPASICTSINEEVVHGIPGLKKLQDGDIISIDIGAILDGYHGDAARTHPVGEASDEALKLIEVTKNSFYEGLKFCKEGFRLSDISHAIQGYVEDNGFSIVRDYVGHGIGTNLHEDPQIPNYGPGGKGPRLRKGMALAIEPMVNVGTYRVKTLADNWTVVTLDSKLSAHYEQSVIITEDEPLILTKL, from the coding sequence ATGATTATTTTGAAGTCTCAAAGTGAAATTGAAAAAATGCGTAAAGCAGGTAATATAGTAGGAAAAACCCATGAAGAACTTAAGAAACACATAAGACCCGGTATTACTACAAAAGAACTTGATGAAATAGCTGAAGATACTATTCGAAGCCTTGGAGGAATACCTGCTTTCAAAGGATATGGTGGTTTCCCTGCCAGTATATGCACTTCAATAAATGAAGAAGTTGTACATGGAATTCCTGGATTAAAAAAACTTCAAGATGGCGATATTATTAGTATAGATATTGGAGCTATTCTTGATGGCTATCATGGCGATGCGGCCAGAACTCATCCAGTGGGTGAAGCCTCAGATGAAGCACTAAAGCTTATTGAGGTGACAAAAAACAGCTTCTATGAAGGATTAAAGTTTTGCAAAGAAGGATTTCGTTTATCCGACATATCCCATGCTATACAAGGATATGTAGAGGATAACGGCTTTTCAATTGTTAGAGACTACGTTGGACATGGCATAGGAACTAATTTGCACGAAGATCCACAAATACCTAATTATGGACCTGGGGGAAAGGGACCAAGATTACGTAAGGGAATGGCTTTAGCAATAGAGCCCATGGTTAATGTAGGAACCTATAGAGTAAAGACCCTTGCTGACAATTGGACTGTTGTTACATTGGATAGTAAGTTATCTGCTCATTATGAACAATCTGTGATAATAACTGAAGACGAACCTTTAATACTAACAAAGCTGTAA
- the rpsM gene encoding 30S ribosomal protein S13 has product MARIAGIDLPRDKRAEIGLTYIFGIGKSTSQEILTKAGINFDTRIKDLTEEEVSKLRHIIDNEYTVEGDLRREVSLNIKRLKEIGCYRGIRHRKGLPVRGQSTKTNARTRKGPKRAVSRKKKK; this is encoded by the coding sequence ATGGCGAGGATAGCAGGTATCGACTTACCTAGAGATAAAAGAGCTGAGATTGGATTAACTTATATTTTTGGTATAGGAAAATCAACATCTCAAGAGATCTTAACTAAGGCTGGTATCAATTTTGATACTAGAATTAAAGATTTAACTGAAGAAGAGGTAAGTAAATTAAGACATATCATTGACAATGAATATACGGTTGAAGGTGATTTAAGAAGAGAAGTATCTCTAAATATCAAAAGATTAAAGGAAATAGGATGTTATAGGGGTATTCGCCATAGAAAAGGTCTTCCAGTTAGAGGACAGAGTACAAAAACTAATGCTAGAACACGTAAAGGTCCTAAGAGGGCAGTATCACGTAAAAAGAAGAAATAG
- the infA gene encoding translation initiation factor IF-1 — translation MAKKEAIEVKGTVVEALPNAMFKVKLENGHEVLAHISGKLRMNFIRILPGDMVTLELSPYDLTRGRITWRGK, via the coding sequence ATGGCAAAGAAAGAAGCTATTGAAGTTAAGGGAACTGTAGTAGAGGCTCTGCCGAATGCTATGTTTAAAGTTAAGCTTGAAAATGGGCATGAAGTTTTAGCCCATATATCTGGAAAACTTAGAATGAATTTTATAAGAATATTACCTGGTGATATGGTTACCTTGGAACTTTCTCCGTATGACTTAACAAGAGGAAGAATTACTTGGCGCGGCAAGTGA
- the rpmJ gene encoding 50S ribosomal protein L36: protein MKVRPSVKPICEKCKIIKRKGRVMVICENPKHKQKQG from the coding sequence ATGAAAGTAAGACCATCAGTTAAACCAATATGTGAAAAATGTAAAATTATCAAAAGAAAAGGTAGAGTAATGGTAATTTGTGAAAATCCTAAACATAAACAAAAACAAGGTTAA
- the rpsD gene encoding 30S ribosomal protein S4, translating into MARYTGPSCRLCRREGMKLYLKGERCYTDKCAVSRRGTAPGQHGNRRTKVSNYGLQLREKQKVKRYYGVLETQFRNYYSIAEKQPGITGENFLSILETRLDNVVYRLGFAASRKEARQLVRHGHFTLNGHKANIPSILVNVGDVIVLKEKSNSSAKFKEMKEKAVTVPKWLDADIEKLEGKVMAMPTREDIELPIEEHLIVELYSR; encoded by the coding sequence ATGGCTAGATATACAGGACCGTCTTGTAGACTTTGTCGTAGAGAAGGAATGAAATTATATCTTAAAGGTGAAAGATGCTATACTGACAAATGTGCTGTTTCAAGAAGAGGAACTGCACCAGGACAGCATGGAAATAGAAGAACTAAAGTTTCGAACTATGGTCTTCAATTAAGAGAAAAACAAAAAGTTAAGAGATATTATGGGGTTTTAGAAACACAATTTAGAAACTATTACTCTATTGCTGAGAAGCAACCAGGAATTACTGGTGAAAACTTCTTAAGCATACTTGAGACTAGATTAGATAATGTTGTTTATAGACTTGGATTTGCTGCTTCAAGAAAAGAAGCAAGACAATTAGTAAGACATGGACACTTTACACTAAATGGTCACAAGGCTAATATTCCTTCAATACTTGTAAATGTTGGAGATGTTATAGTATTAAAGGAAAAGAGCAATAGTTCAGCTAAGTTTAAAGAAATGAAAGAAAAGGCAGTAACTGTACCTAAGTGGTTAGACGCTGATATTGAGAAGTTAGAAGGTAAAGTAATGGCTATGCCAACAAGAGAAGATATAGAGTTACCTATTGAGGAGCATTTGATTGTCGAGCTATATTCTAGA
- a CDS encoding adenylate kinase, protein MRLILLGPPGAGKGTQAAKIISKYNVPHISTGDIFRKNIKEGTELGKKAKEYMDKGLLVPDELVVAIVEDRLKEADCKNGFLLDGFPRTVNQAKALDEVLTNMNISLDRVINIKVDKEKLVERAIGRRICRDCGLAYHIKFNKSQDEGKCDSCGGELYQRNDDKEETVSKRIQVYLNETAPLIDYYSGKGIIEDIDGQQHIDKVFEEIVSALGSEK, encoded by the coding sequence ATGAGATTAATATTATTAGGCCCACCTGGAGCTGGTAAAGGAACACAAGCAGCTAAAATAATTAGCAAGTACAATGTACCTCATATATCAACGGGAGATATTTTTAGAAAAAATATCAAAGAAGGTACAGAGCTTGGTAAGAAAGCAAAAGAATATATGGATAAAGGCTTACTAGTTCCTGATGAATTAGTTGTAGCCATAGTAGAAGATAGATTAAAGGAAGCAGATTGCAAAAATGGATTTTTGCTAGATGGATTTCCTAGGACAGTAAATCAAGCTAAGGCCCTTGATGAAGTATTGACTAATATGAATATATCCCTTGATAGGGTAATAAACATTAAAGTTGATAAAGAAAAATTAGTGGAAAGAGCTATAGGAAGAAGAATTTGTAGAGATTGTGGTTTGGCTTATCATATTAAGTTCAATAAATCACAAGATGAAGGCAAATGTGATTCCTGTGGAGGAGAGCTTTATCAAAGAAATGATGATAAAGAAGAAACAGTTTCTAAAAGAATTCAAGTATATCTTAACGAAACTGCACCACTTATAGATTATTATTCTGGTAAAGGAATTATAGAAGATATCGATGGGCAGCAGCATATAGACAAAGTTTTTGAGGAGATAGTGTCAGCCCTTGGGAGCGAAAAATAA
- the rpsK gene encoding 30S ribosomal protein S11, with protein sequence MAAKKVRKTRRKKRERKNIERGQAHVQSTFNNTIITITDMAGNAISWSSAGNCGFKGSRKSTPFAAQMAGEVAAKAAMEHGLKTVEVYVKGPGSGREAAIRSLQAAGLEINLIKDVTPIPHNGCRPPKRRRV encoded by the coding sequence ATGGCAGCTAAAAAAGTACGTAAAACACGTAGAAAAAAACGTGAACGTAAAAATATAGAGCGAGGTCAAGCTCATGTCCAGTCAACTTTTAATAATACAATCATCACTATTACTGATATGGCTGGCAATGCTATTTCTTGGTCATCAGCAGGAAACTGCGGTTTTAAAGGTTCAAGAAAATCTACTCCATTTGCAGCACAAATGGCAGGTGAAGTAGCTGCAAAAGCGGCTATGGAACATGGACTAAAAACTGTAGAAGTATATGTAAAAGGGCCTGGTTCTGGAAGAGAAGCAGCTATTAGATCTCTTCAAGCAGCAGGATTAGAAATAAACTTAATCAAGGATGTTACTCCAATACCACATAATGGTTGTAGACCACCAAAGCGTAGAAGAGTATAA
- the rpsE gene encoding 30S ribosomal protein S5, with protein sequence MRRELIDASKLDLKEKVVAINRVVKVVKGGRNFRFSALVVVGDENGYVGIGTGKAQEVPSAIRKAIDNAKKHLIKVPRVGTSIPHKINGRYGAGNVLLMPASEGTGVIAGGPVRAVLELAGIKDVRAKSIGTNNSRNMVNATMNGLMNLKTVEDVAKLRGKTVEEILG encoded by the coding sequence ATGCGCCGTGAATTAATAGATGCTAGCAAGCTTGATCTAAAGGAGAAAGTAGTTGCTATCAACCGTGTTGTTAAGGTTGTTAAAGGTGGTAGAAACTTTAGATTTAGTGCGCTTGTAGTAGTTGGAGATGAAAATGGTTATGTGGGCATTGGAACTGGTAAAGCACAAGAAGTTCCAAGTGCAATCAGAAAAGCAATAGATAATGCCAAAAAACATCTAATAAAAGTTCCGAGAGTTGGAACTTCAATACCACATAAAATTAACGGACGTTATGGTGCCGGTAATGTATTATTAATGCCAGCTAGCGAAGGTACAGGTGTTATCGCAGGAGGTCCTGTACGTGCGGTATTAGAACTTGCTGGAATTAAGGACGTTAGAGCTAAGTCTATAGGTACTAACAATTCAAGAAACATGGTAAATGCTACTATGAATGGATTAATGAATCTGAAAACAGTTGAAGATGTAGCCAAACTTCGAGGAAAAACTGTTGAAGAAATATTAGGTTAG
- the rplR gene encoding 50S ribosomal protein L18 has translation MITKPSSNSRRKIRHGRVRKKVFGTPDCPRLNVYRSSKNIYAQVIDDTNGVTLAAASSLDKEIKEKVANTGNKEAAKLVGNLIGQKAKEKGIQEIVFDRGGYLYHGRIKELAEGAREAGLQF, from the coding sequence TAAGCCAAGCAGTAATTCAAGAAGAAAAATAAGACATGGTAGAGTACGTAAAAAAGTGTTTGGAACTCCTGATTGTCCAAGATTAAACGTATATAGAAGTTCAAAAAATATATATGCACAAGTAATTGATGATACAAACGGTGTTACACTTGCTGCTGCTTCATCACTTGATAAAGAAATCAAAGAAAAGGTAGCTAATACTGGAAATAAAGAAGCAGCTAAGCTTGTTGGAAATTTAATTGGACAAAAAGCTAAAGAAAAAGGTATTCAAGAGATAGTATTCGATAGAGGTGGATATCTATACCACGGAAGAATTAAGGAATTAGCTGAAGGAGCTAGAGAAGCTGGATTACAATTTTAG
- the secY gene encoding preprotein translocase subunit SecY, which translates to MLSTLKNAWKIPDLRKRILYTLMMFAIFRLGANIPVPGMDREVLKGMFTDEGGLLSFFNFISGGAFKQFTIFALSITPYITSSIIMNLLTIAIPSLEALAKEGEEGRKKIAQYTRYGTVVLAVIQAIGISVGLFRRALISTDFWAVSVVVITLTAGTAFLMWLGEQITEKGIGNGISLIIFAGIVSRLPAGGYQTIQKVLNKEANIFSLILFCVVAIVVIAGVIAIQQGTRKIPVQYAKRVVGRKMYGGHSTHIPLKVNQAGVIPVIFAMSLLQFPLTLTYFFQGGGFSSFVNRFLSPTGNPGIWIYNILYALLIIFFTYFYTAVTFNPVEVANNMKQNGGFIPGIRPGKPTSEYLQKTLTRLTLAGAVFLAIIAVLPTLVLNFTDLQIRFGGTALLIAVGVALETMKQIEAQMVMRHYQGFLK; encoded by the coding sequence GTGCTATCTACCCTAAAAAATGCTTGGAAAATACCAGATTTAAGAAAAAGAATCTTATATACTTTAATGATGTTTGCTATATTCAGACTAGGAGCAAATATACCAGTTCCTGGTATGGATAGGGAAGTTTTAAAAGGAATGTTCACTGACGAAGGTGGACTATTAAGCTTTTTTAACTTTATATCAGGTGGAGCATTTAAACAATTCACTATATTTGCACTAAGTATTACACCATACATTACTTCCTCAATTATTATGAATCTACTAACTATAGCCATCCCAAGTCTTGAAGCTTTAGCTAAGGAAGGCGAAGAAGGTAGAAAGAAAATAGCTCAATATACTAGATATGGAACAGTAGTATTAGCTGTTATTCAAGCTATAGGTATTAGTGTTGGTTTATTTAGAAGAGCTTTAATATCAACTGACTTTTGGGCTGTTTCGGTAGTTGTTATCACATTAACTGCAGGTACAGCATTCCTAATGTGGTTAGGAGAGCAAATTACTGAAAAGGGAATAGGCAATGGTATTTCCTTAATAATCTTTGCTGGTATAGTATCTAGATTACCTGCTGGTGGTTATCAAACTATACAAAAAGTATTGAATAAAGAAGCAAACATATTTTCTTTAATACTATTCTGTGTGGTAGCTATAGTAGTTATAGCCGGTGTCATAGCAATTCAACAGGGTACTAGAAAAATTCCTGTACAATACGCTAAAAGAGTTGTTGGAAGGAAAATGTATGGAGGGCATAGCACCCATATACCACTAAAAGTTAATCAAGCTGGTGTTATACCAGTAATATTTGCAATGTCACTTTTACAATTTCCACTTACATTGACTTATTTCTTCCAAGGTGGAGGATTTTCAAGTTTTGTAAATAGATTCTTATCTCCAACTGGGAATCCAGGGATTTGGATATACAATATTCTTTATGCGTTATTAATAATATTCTTTACTTACTTCTATACTGCGGTTACATTTAATCCAGTAGAAGTAGCAAATAATATGAAGCAAAATGGAGGGTTCATACCTGGTATTAGACCTGGTAAACCGACCTCAGAATATTTACAGAAAACTTTAACTAGATTGACTTTAGCTGGTGCAGTATTCTTAGCGATTATTGCAGTATTACCTACATTAGTATTAAACTTTACTGATTTACAAATCAGATTTGGTGGTACGGCACTTCTTATTGCTGTAGGTGTTGCACTAGAAACTATGAAACAAATTGAAGCTCAGATGGTAATGAGACACTATCAAGGTTTCTTAAAATAG
- the rplO gene encoding 50S ribosomal protein L15: MKLHELKPNKGTVKNRKRLGRGTATGQGKTAGRGQDGQNSRSGGGTRPGFEGGQMPLYRRIPKRGFSNYPFKKQWTIVNIEELNAFEEGTVITPELLKETGMIKKFNDGVKILGDGQLEKKLTIKAHKFSQSAIEKIEAAGGKAEVI; encoded by the coding sequence ATGAAGCTTCATGAGTTAAAACCTAATAAAGGTACAGTGAAAAACAGAAAAAGATTAGGTAGAGGTACTGCTACTGGACAAGGTAAAACTGCAGGACGTGGACAAGATGGACAGAATTCACGTTCAGGTGGTGGTACAAGACCTGGTTTTGAAGGTGGACAGATGCCTTTATATAGAAGAATTCCTAAAAGAGGTTTTTCAAATTACCCATTTAAGAAACAATGGACAATTGTAAATATTGAAGAATTGAATGCATTTGAAGAAGGAACAGTAATAACTCCAGAATTACTTAAGGAAACAGGAATGATTAAGAAATTTAATGATGGAGTAAAGATACTTGGAGACGGACAACTTGAGAAGAAGCTAACTATAAAAGCTCATAAATTCAGTCAGTCTGCCATAGAAAAGATAGAGGCTGCTGGAGGAAAGGCAGAGGTGATTTAA